The following are encoded in a window of Sphingobium sp. AP49 genomic DNA:
- a CDS encoding HlyD family efflux transporter periplasmic adaptor subunit: MLFRSEVADQKRLRSLGRTVPLYASETLPVLTLLLLVVGAIALWLATGSYARTEIVSGWVVPAGPTARILPAQTGVLTSLSVHEGQSVRRGQRLATVEIQSANDASNDPGGQSLSIMQRQRARLLEQQRLSKQASAQDRQRLNGTVAQMRIRLAAMDKQIAIQGKRVGSAHDSFRILSDANQRNYISRIDFEGQRRLYLDEQARLQSLIADRAALRTQFEEAQVQALQLPIELDRRMAELDGSAMVLEQQQIEIEKGRTQALTAPISGTVAALQPRVGQSVTPRIPVLYILGEAAHLEVELYAPSRAIGFAHVGQEVRLMYDAFPYQQFGSFRGVVTAIARSALAPDEIEGPIKLDEPAYRIRVRLDRQRIAAFGEQYPIQPGMTLRANVILERQSFFDWLLEPINAVRRRT, encoded by the coding sequence ATGCTGTTCCGCTCGGAAGTCGCCGACCAGAAACGCCTGCGATCGCTGGGCCGGACCGTCCCGCTCTACGCCTCGGAAACCCTGCCGGTCCTGACGCTCCTCCTCCTGGTGGTCGGTGCCATCGCCTTGTGGCTGGCGACCGGAAGCTATGCCCGGACCGAGATCGTGTCAGGCTGGGTCGTTCCTGCCGGCCCGACGGCCCGCATCCTGCCGGCGCAGACGGGCGTGTTGACCAGTCTGTCGGTCCATGAGGGGCAAAGCGTGCGGCGGGGCCAACGGCTCGCTACGGTCGAAATCCAGTCCGCCAACGATGCCAGCAATGATCCAGGGGGCCAGTCACTTTCGATCATGCAGCGACAGCGCGCTCGGCTGCTGGAGCAGCAACGCTTGTCGAAGCAGGCCAGTGCACAGGACAGGCAGCGCCTGAACGGAACAGTCGCACAGATGCGCATCCGCCTTGCCGCCATGGACAAGCAGATCGCCATTCAGGGCAAGCGCGTCGGATCGGCGCACGACAGCTTCCGCATTCTGAGCGATGCCAACCAGCGCAACTATATCTCGCGCATCGACTTTGAAGGCCAGCGGCGCCTCTATCTGGACGAACAGGCCCGGCTGCAGTCGCTGATCGCCGATCGCGCAGCGTTGCGCACCCAGTTCGAGGAAGCGCAGGTCCAGGCACTGCAACTGCCGATCGAGCTGGATCGTCGCATGGCCGAACTGGACGGCAGCGCCATGGTATTGGAACAGCAACAGATCGAAATCGAGAAGGGTCGGACCCAAGCCCTGACGGCTCCGATCAGCGGCACCGTCGCCGCGTTGCAACCCCGCGTTGGACAGTCCGTAACTCCTCGTATCCCCGTCCTCTACATTCTGGGCGAAGCGGCCCATCTGGAGGTCGAGCTCTATGCGCCCAGCCGCGCAATCGGCTTCGCGCATGTCGGCCAGGAAGTGCGCCTGATGTACGATGCTTTCCCCTATCAGCAGTTCGGCAGTTTCAGGGGCGTGGTCACGGCGATCGCCCGCAGCGCGCTGGCGCCCGACGAGATCGAAGGGCCGATCAAGCTGGACGAGCCAGCCTATCGCATTCGCGTTCGGCTCGACCGCCAGCGGATCGCCGCGTTCGGGGAGCAATATCCGATCCAGCCGGGAATGACCTTGCGCGCCAATGTCATCCTGGAACGACAGAGTTTCTTTGACTGGCTGCTGGAACCGATCAACGCGGTGAGGCGCCGGACATGA